The Ciona intestinalis unplaced genomic scaffold, KH HT001094.1, whole genome shotgun sequence region CCTAGGCGCAGCATCGGATACGATTATCCAAGAAGAGACCAGGATCCTCCTGGAAGGTTTAGAGAACGATCACCTTATAGAGAATATCAAGAGGAGGAAGAtgataaaggaagacgcagaAGAATTACTCCAAGAAGATCTAGATCGCCAAGAAGATCACGGTCTCCAAGATTAAGGAGATCCAGGTCCCCTAGAAGATCTAGGTCTCCAATAAGATCTAGATCTCCAAGACGGTCTCCCAGGCGATCTATGTCACCTATAAGATCAAGGTCGCTGAGAAGATCACGATCACCAAGAGTTTCACGATCTCCCAGAAGATCTAGGTCTCCAAGATTGTCTGCACGGAGGTCTTCAAATGGATCTTTTAGTGGTTCCCCCCGTAGATCACCAAGGAGGTCCCCACAAAGAAGAGATCAGTCTCCTGATTATCGACAAAGAAGAGACAAAAGGGAACTTGACCGTGATCGAAGAGATGATGACAGAAGAAGAACTTCTGACCGCGATAATACCTGGGCTCGTGGCTCAAGTTCCATTGTAAGGATCAGGGATGTACCTTCCACCATCGATGAAGTGACAATTCGCTCCATTCTTCAGAAGTTTGAAGCTTCGTTTGTCTCCGCTCGGATCAAGCGAGAATATGGAACGAACAACACAAGTGAGTCTGTGTGCGATATCCAGTTTGAGAGAGTGAGAGGGGCTATTGAATGGATGACCCAACATGATGGTCAACTGGACATCCGTGGTGTGCGGATGGACATGGAGTATTTGGATGATGACCATAGTGATAGATCTAGAGACAGAAGAAGAGACAATTATCCAACAAGAGGAAGAGATGATGATCATGTTGGTTATCGAACTGGACCAACTGATACCATGATTGTAAAAGGTCTTAACTTTGATACAACTGAAGCAACAATACGTCAGTCGTTTGAGTACATAACACATTTTCCTATTGTGGATATACGTTTGGTGAGAGACAAGCTTGGAAACTCAAGaggattttgttttgttcagtGGAAGACACTGGAAGATTGTCAACAAGTGTTAGAATACCTTCGTACAGCAACACCAAGGTTTCATATTGATGGAAGACATGTTATATTGGACTTTAGCACCCCACATGGTTCCAGCTATAAAGGGAGAAGTGCACCTCAACCAACAGCTTCATCAGCTGCTATTTCTGCTGCAGttcaagttgctgaagctgCAATACAAGCTGCACAATGGTCCCAGCAAGGAAAGAAAGCTGCAGACAGTAGAAATACTGCCGATGCAATGAATGGCAAAGCTAATGAATACAACAGACAAGCAACAGCAGCAGTTGCATCACCAGCACCCAAGGTTGAAAACAAGCCAACTGTGCCACCCCAGTCACCTAAGAATGCAGCTCCAGATCCTACCAAGTTTAAATATGATCCTACTTCTGGTTACTATTATGATGCAGTGACTGGTTATTATTATGATGCCAATTCAAGATATTTCTACAACAGCCACACAGGTGAATACATGTATTGGGATATGAACAGTCGCTCTTATGTAAAAGTCTCACAAGACGCACAGAATAAAGAGaaagaaacaaaagaaaaacaacaaaaggaACAGAAGGAAACCAAGAATGTCAACGccaaaaaaattgcaaaagaCATGGCGAGATGGGCTAAAGCGCAGAACAAGAAAAaggatgaaataaaaaagatgcTGGATGAACCAGGTACACCTGGAACAGCAGGGACAATGGCTGCTCCTGTGGTTCCACCTCCAAGGAAAAAAGAAACTTATGCCGATGCTGCATTTTCTGTTCTTGAGAAGCAGGTTTCTGAAGCAGAGAGACAGGCAGCTGTTCATGCTGCTTATAAACAAGATCTGTTTCGTAAACCAGATCTTCCTGGGTCAAGAAAGAAACCTTCACATGATGAATCTGGGTTGGTTTCTTACATGAAAGCAAGTGATAgtgaagaagaggaagaagaagaagagttAAATGAGGAGAGCTTCCTGGACTGGAACAAACTTGCGTGTCTTCTTTGTAAACGTGGATTTCCTTCAAGAGATATGTTGACCAAACACAAGGACTTATCTGATCTTCATAAACAGAActtagaaaaaagaaaaattaaaactggaAGCTTgacaaagaaaaagaaagatGTGGGTAATGTCAGTGCAATTAAGTATCGAGATCGTGCGGCTGAAAGGAGAAATAAATTTGGTATTACTGATCCCCCACCTAAGCGCTCTCATGGTAGAGATGCCTATGTTCCTTATGAGCAACCCACTAAAGATGGTTTGGATAATACGAACATTGGAAACCAAATGTTACAGAAGATGGGTTGGAAACAGGGCTCTGGGCTTGGGAAATCGATGAGTGGTATAACAGCTCCCATACAAGTCCAACAGCGCTCTCGTGGTTCAGGACTTGGTATGAGAGGATCCAGCTATGGGTTGGATGGCAGTGAAGGTGATTACAAATCTGTAGCAAAGAAACTGACTTATGCGAGATACATGGAAACTGATTGAAACTGATCAGGTCAAATACTTACATGGATTGGGTTCTACAAGCGAGATCTGGTTGGGTATATCCAGAAAGACATTGATATCAagcattttaattaaagtggTTTATGTCCTGAGtttaataatgaaaacatgttttgtaattatttgtttaaacacaaagtGGACAGATGGATTTTAGTTTCtttattgcccaatatttgatttataaaatgCCTAAAATACCAATGCCATTTGTAAGTGCCGGTAATAGTTTTAATTGCACTCCTGCAGTTGTTGAAGTGATCTATCAGATTTAAATCCATTTGTGCCCAATGTTAACTATCATTCATATGGTGTgcattttgtgtttatttggtAAGACTGGCCAACTTGTCacacaacatttatttttgcgTTTAAAGCCGCGTTTTTGCCGTTTAAAGTAATAGGCATTCTGATTCTACCACCATGATCACATACACCATTCTGTTTTCattgttgtgtaaataatgttttggtaatttgcatttattttaaacatacagGAAAAGATAAGAATGTAGGAAGACACCACCAACATTTAATATAAGGTAAGTgtatattaaatttacatcCTTTACCttaatttgtaacaaaactttttttcaggGTCAGTAAACTAACAGTTAGGCTAGTTTCAGTTAGTATAATATTCTGGACTAGAATGTTTGTAGAAAATTATAAAGTGCAAGACATACAATGGACAGTGGACTCTGCTGGGAAAACTTTTATATAGCCAAGATATTTACtaacttgttttttctttttgtcttGCAGTTTTCTCTCTGTTCTCTAATCTGGTTTTGAGTAAGAAAATGGAAGATGCTGCAGCACATATGGTAGATTATTCTCTTTATCTTTGTTGTATACTTTACAAAGATTTCTAGAGTTTTGTGTCACCTAATCAGTTATCATTTAACGTCATGGGTTTTTAAGCCATGGTGTTTTAACGTACAGGTAGCTACAATGACTTTTGGAGTCTTGGAACCTGTAGTATGTTTCTGTTTCACATAGAGGACATTAAACTGTACCTCAGCTGTATCGCAGTAcacacttgttttaattacctTTGTACTTAAATTTGACTTGACTGACTGCAGGTAAAGAATGGACCATGAAAAACTGTCATGTACATTACAATGTGGACTGGAATACCAAGAACATTATAGGTATGTATGGAATATTATCCAAAATCCACCAACAGATGTAGAAAAGTGGGAGTTGTCTTGAATTATGCCAAGCAGTGGAATTCTTGTCTTTGTAATGGGGCACTCGAATTGTAATCCAAAGAAATTTGGTGTAACGTtgcaacatttgtttttagcCGCTGCTACACTCTGGCCAAATGATGTTTTCTCGAGAATTTGAAATCACTCTTTATGGACATCTTCAATTGCTGGACAGGATATTCACGTTGCAGAAAGGCCATTGGCCAACTTTCTTGTTGTTGTCTGGATCAAATATGTTCTATAACTTACAACTGTTTTTTGGTTGTCGCAGATTTATGGACATCAGACTCTGAGTCAAGTGGTTCTGATTTTCCTACTTtgaaatattcattttatgTCTTTGATGGAATTGCCTTGGGTGGTATGAAGGATGTCTTCATTATTGTATTGTGTTATACAGATCTACATATATTAActcaatattgttttttttgcaggtTTTGATCGGCTTTAAAAAAGAGATTGTACCGAAACaacattctttttttagtGATAAATACCGTTATATTTTCTACTTttattaggatatttagaaaattttaaattgctgTTAAAGTGATTTTAGGATGTTTTGCATAATATTAGGCAATTCTAATTTTTGGGAAACCTAAATGAATCAATGTATAATGGATTTTTCATTTAGTTTAGtggatttattttataataagttttaGATTATAAAACACTCCATTTCCCATGGGCTCCTGGATTGTTTGGCACCAAACTGAAAACAGCTCTTACGTGTTTTTTCGTTAAATTTGTTATGTATAAAGCAAAAAGTGTATAGTTATTTAAGTAGTGCTGTCACAGATGAAATAATGGCTTCTGATCTGTTTAATATAATGGCCTCtgatatgtataaatataaaactgttcaaTTAcgtttgtgttaaataaagtatttatgCAAAATACAAGTGTTTTGTAGAAAAGACAAAAGATTGCAAGTATATTTTACGGATTAccgtaaaatatattttagaaataatgCAAC contains the following coding sequences:
- the LOC100182475 gene encoding RNA-binding protein 5-like, encoding MDHNSSRFEPYYTEEQRRYSPPHEEYFQEREHQWNQHVSQGSPRRSIGYDYPRRDQDPPGRFRERSPYREYQEEEDDKGRRRRITPRRSRSPRRSRSPRLRRSRSPRRSRSPIRSRSPRRSPRRSMSPIRSRSLRRSRSPRVSRSPRRSRSPRLSARRSSNGSFSGSPRRSPRRSPQRRDQSPDYRQRRDKRELDRDRRDDDRRRTSDRDNTWARGSSSIVRIRDVPSTIDEVTIRSILQKFEASFVSARIKREYGTNNTSESVCDIQFERVRGAIEWMTQHDGQLDIRGVRMDMEYLDDDHSDRSRDRRRDNYPTRGRDDDHVGYRTGPTDTMIVKGLNFDTTEATIRQSFEYITHFPIVDIRLVRDKLGNSRGFCFVQWKTLEDCQQVLEYLRTATPRFHIDGRHVILDFSTPHGSSYKGRSAPQPTASSAAISAAVQVAEAAIQAAQWSQQGKKAADSRNTADAMNGKANEYNRQATAAVASPAPKVENKPTVPPQSPKNAAPDPTKFKYDPTSGYYYDAVTGYYYDANSRYFYNSHTGEYMYWDMNSRSYVKVSQDAQNKEKETKEKQQKEQKETKNVNAKKIAKDMARWAKAQNKKKDEIKKMLDEPGTPGTAGTMAAPVVPPPRKKETYADAAFSVLEKQVSEAERQAAVHAAYKQDLFRKPDLPGSRKKPSHDESGLVSYMKASDSEEEEEEEELNEESFLDWNKLACLLCKRGFPSRDMLTKHKDLSDLHKQNLEKRKIKTGSLTKKKKDVGNVSAIKYRDRAAERRNKFGITDPPPKRSHGRDAYVPYEQPTKDGLDNTNIGNQMLQKMGWKQGSGLGKSMSGITAPIQVQQRSRGSGLGMRGSSYGLDGSEGDYKSVAKKLTYARYMETD